The Halarchaeum grantii genome contains a region encoding:
- a CDS encoding DUF5787 family protein — protein MPGAEFGFELRVCAWAERHWTPAEPDSRVLVARQLGTQRRRWDTVIVEADPEGVRTRAALGERELDPELLSLARHAPAEWTYYRDALPDPGYGWRYVREAVHRASARGVLEERKRSNRIEIRRVAPYPDWVRRIVAVENKPDLDASAARDLAAQLERDVALGLADEVWVATRADETRALVTEMPTAAGVLTVGGEMDATVAWHPRSLDPDATGVRVTAHGDPTEFEYVPPEEKRETRRRIAERAYGRGWRSYVETMRPDCRAFDLRRAGEGYVPFCRAKGREQTAAECAGSCAEFSPEPPGWRQRGWPIEGGPGQAVQRLLAERRRRRRTDAGD, from the coding sequence ATGCCGGGCGCGGAGTTCGGCTTCGAACTCCGGGTCTGCGCGTGGGCCGAGCGGCACTGGACGCCCGCCGAACCGGACAGTCGCGTGCTCGTCGCGCGTCAACTCGGCACCCAGCGGCGGCGCTGGGACACCGTGATCGTCGAGGCCGACCCCGAGGGCGTGCGGACGCGCGCGGCCCTCGGCGAGCGCGAACTCGACCCCGAACTCCTCTCGCTCGCGCGCCACGCCCCCGCGGAGTGGACGTACTACCGGGACGCCCTTCCCGATCCGGGCTACGGGTGGCGCTACGTGCGCGAGGCCGTCCATCGGGCGAGCGCGCGCGGCGTCCTCGAGGAGCGAAAGCGCTCGAACCGCATCGAGATACGCCGCGTCGCGCCCTATCCCGACTGGGTGCGTCGGATCGTCGCCGTCGAGAACAAACCCGACCTCGACGCGTCGGCGGCGCGCGACCTCGCCGCCCAACTCGAACGCGACGTCGCGCTCGGCCTCGCCGACGAGGTGTGGGTGGCGACGCGCGCCGACGAGACGCGCGCGCTCGTCACGGAGATGCCGACGGCGGCCGGCGTCCTCACGGTCGGGGGCGAGATGGACGCGACGGTCGCGTGGCACCCCCGCTCGCTCGACCCCGACGCGACGGGCGTACGCGTCACCGCCCACGGCGACCCGACCGAGTTCGAGTACGTCCCGCCCGAGGAGAAGCGCGAGACGCGCCGCCGCATCGCCGAGCGCGCGTACGGCCGAGGGTGGCGCTCGTACGTCGAGACGATGCGCCCGGACTGTCGCGCCTTCGACCTCCGGCGCGCTGGCGAGGGCTACGTCCCGTTCTGCCGCGCGAAGGGGCGCGAGCAGACCGCCGCGGAGTGTGCGGGCTCGTGCGCCGAGTTCAGCCCGGAGCCGCCGGGATGGCGCCAGC
- a CDS encoding bis(5'-nucleosyl)-tetraphosphatase has product MTVEATSAGAILFRDTRGRREYLLLKSRPGDWEFPKGGVEGDEELQQTAIREVKEEAGIGDFRLVDGFRDDYDYVFEANGNRIHKTVHLFIAKSFEASAELSKEHSDLQWRDYEQALNTITQDGPREILEDAHDFLDEKDL; this is encoded by the coding sequence ATGACGGTTGAAGCAACCAGCGCCGGCGCGATCCTCTTCCGGGACACCCGGGGCCGGCGTGAATACCTCCTCCTCAAGAGTCGCCCAGGGGACTGGGAATTCCCGAAGGGCGGTGTGGAGGGGGACGAGGAACTCCAACAGACAGCCATTCGGGAGGTGAAGGAAGAAGCCGGCATCGGGGACTTCAGACTCGTTGACGGCTTCCGCGACGACTACGACTACGTCTTCGAGGCGAACGGCAATCGCATCCACAAGACGGTCCACCTCTTCATCGCGAAGTCCTTCGAGGCGTCCGCCGAGCTCTCGAAGGAACACTCCGACCTCCAATGGCGTGACTATGAACAGGCGTTGAACACCATCACGCAGGACGGCCCGCGCGAAATCCTCGAGGACGCCCACGACTTCCTCGACGAGAAGGACCTCTGA
- a CDS encoding uS10/mL48 family ribosomal protein, whose product MTFVTSLTLESGDRAALDDIVGEIRDTVRRKGAELKGPHSDSPKQHFVSQYKQLDGEGDTYDAWSYTVYRRRVEIRGADDLARDIMTWDFPNSVHVTADIERVQHVGSPA is encoded by the coding sequence ATGACCTTCGTAACCAGCCTCACACTCGAAAGCGGGGACCGAGCGGCCCTCGACGACATCGTCGGGGAAATCCGCGACACGGTCCGCCGCAAGGGCGCCGAACTCAAAGGACCGCACTCGGACTCCCCGAAGCAACATTTCGTCTCGCAGTACAAGCAACTCGACGGCGAGGGCGACACCTACGACGCGTGGAGTTACACGGTGTATCGACGGCGCGTCGAGATCCGCGGCGCGGACGACCTCGCTCGCGACATCATGACCTGGGACTTCCCGAACAGCGTTCACGTCACGGCCGACATCGAGCGCGTCCAGCACGTCGGCTCGCCGGCGTAA
- a CDS encoding DUF7513 family protein — protein sequence MNLRKFRAGWSFRTTTPSFEVGEEFAVYVSDVDGGAVRARVGDTILTVHGAPDGVREGTKIAVRVTEFDDDAHTGDVDYLRTVGESAY from the coding sequence ATGAACCTCCGGAAGTTCCGCGCCGGCTGGTCGTTCCGCACGACGACGCCGAGCTTCGAGGTCGGCGAGGAGTTCGCCGTCTACGTCTCCGACGTCGATGGCGGCGCCGTCCGCGCACGCGTCGGCGACACGATATTGACGGTTCACGGCGCGCCGGACGGCGTTCGGGAAGGCACGAAAATCGCGGTTCGCGTCACCGAGTTCGACGACGACGCGCACACCGGCGACGTCGACTACCTCCGGACGGTCGGCGAATCCGCGTACTGA
- a CDS encoding Na+/H+ antiporter NhaC family protein — protein MSESNDSDVSSEVEAELGMADSAGPDLEFHGGAAASAIPLGVFVVWAVVQSGLFGIGDTTGLVVGMLFALVVGLFFAKGDWKHYANTIFEGMTQRVAATAIVAWLWAGMFAQLLQDGGFVRGLIWTAQALPVSQGVLVQILPAVTFLLAALLATGIGTGYGTAVTFVTTFFPATVLLGANPVLMFGAVLSGAAFGDNLAPVSDTTIVSAVTQNADIGGVVASRFKYAITAASLAFVAYLVAGAAMPTTAGSGGLPTGTPVGLVHLVSMGVVIYTAIRGRHIVEAITWGMLVAIACNLLLGLQSLSGIVSFVAPQNAPFAGAFTWLPFLSIAGPDTTAGVGGSLYSGAAGFFPLIVLTLLIVAGARIMIQGGAFHAIQEFLLSTVATSVRRAETTLVLGTALVNAAITINTAAEIAISPYVARIGESFNINGYRRANILDANTSALGYIFPWAGGVLAGYSAMPALVDQYGAQMLVSPVRVVPFVFHGWFLFAVFLVAALTGFGLEYVPDRESEEVSRV, from the coding sequence ATGAGTGAGTCGAACGACAGCGACGTATCCTCCGAGGTCGAGGCGGAGCTCGGGATGGCCGACTCCGCCGGCCCCGACCTCGAGTTCCACGGCGGGGCCGCCGCGAGCGCCATCCCGCTCGGGGTGTTCGTCGTCTGGGCGGTCGTACAGAGCGGGCTGTTCGGCATCGGCGACACCACCGGCCTCGTCGTCGGGATGCTGTTCGCGCTCGTCGTCGGGCTGTTCTTCGCGAAGGGCGACTGGAAGCACTACGCCAACACGATCTTCGAGGGGATGACCCAGCGGGTGGCCGCGACGGCCATCGTCGCGTGGCTGTGGGCGGGCATGTTCGCTCAGCTCCTGCAGGACGGCGGCTTCGTTCGTGGCCTCATCTGGACCGCACAGGCCCTCCCCGTCTCGCAGGGCGTGCTCGTGCAGATCCTCCCCGCCGTCACGTTCCTGCTCGCCGCGCTCCTCGCGACCGGCATCGGCACCGGCTACGGCACCGCCGTGACGTTCGTCACGACGTTCTTCCCGGCGACGGTGCTCCTCGGCGCGAACCCCGTGCTGATGTTCGGCGCGGTGCTCTCCGGGGCGGCGTTCGGCGACAACCTCGCGCCCGTCAGCGACACCACGATCGTGAGCGCCGTCACGCAGAACGCCGACATCGGCGGCGTCGTCGCGTCCCGGTTCAAGTACGCGATCACCGCCGCCTCGCTCGCGTTCGTCGCGTACCTCGTCGCTGGCGCGGCGATGCCGACGACCGCCGGGAGCGGCGGCCTCCCGACGGGGACGCCGGTCGGCCTCGTCCACCTCGTCTCGATGGGCGTCGTCATCTACACCGCGATCCGCGGCCGGCACATCGTCGAGGCGATCACGTGGGGGATGCTTGTCGCCATCGCGTGCAACCTCCTCCTGGGCCTCCAGTCGCTCTCGGGTATCGTATCGTTCGTCGCGCCGCAGAACGCGCCGTTCGCCGGCGCGTTCACGTGGCTCCCGTTCCTCTCCATCGCCGGCCCGGACACGACGGCGGGCGTCGGCGGCAGCCTCTACTCCGGCGCGGCCGGCTTCTTCCCGCTCATCGTCCTCACGCTCCTCATCGTCGCGGGCGCCCGCATCATGATTCAGGGCGGCGCCTTCCACGCGATCCAGGAGTTCCTGCTCTCGACGGTCGCGACCTCCGTGCGGCGCGCGGAGACGACGCTCGTCCTCGGGACGGCGCTCGTGAACGCCGCCATCACCATCAACACCGCCGCCGAGATCGCGATTTCGCCGTACGTCGCGCGCATCGGTGAATCCTTCAACATCAACGGCTACCGGCGCGCGAACATCCTCGACGCGAACACGTCCGCGCTCGGCTACATCTTCCCGTGGGCGGGCGGCGTCCTCGCCGGCTACTCCGCGATGCCGGCGCTCGTCGACCAGTACGGCGCGCAGATGCTCGTCAGCCCCGTTCGGGTGGTACCGTTCGTCTTCCACGGCTGGTTCCTCTTCGCCGTGTTCCTCGTCGCCGCGCTCACCGGCTTCGGCCTCGAGTACGTTCCGGACCGCGAGTCCGAGGAGGTGAGTCGCGTATGA